The Streptomyces sp. DG1A-41 genomic sequence CTGGCCCATCGCGTCCCAGCCGCCGAAGCCCACCAGGGTGCCCAGGCCCTTGATCGTGCCCCACACACCGTCGACGATCAGCCCGTCCCACACGAAGGACTTCACCCAGTGGCCGACCTCGTACCACTTGTGCTTCTCCTCCACCGGGTCACCCCAGGGAAGTTTGGCGTCCTTCATGTCGTCGGCGTTGAAGCCGTACTGGTTCTTCTTCTCCGAACCGTCCCCGGCCACCATCTGCGTCCCGCCCCACAGAGCGGTGATCTTGTTGTGGCAGGTCCGCTCCGCCGCCCAGAACGCCGCCACCGTCGCGGTGATGTCATCACGCAGCCGGTTGTGCTCGTCGACCTTGTCCTCGTCGTACTCCCACTCGTCATCGTCCTTCACGGAGTCGACGAAGGTCTGCGCCTTGGCCTTCAGCTCCTTCAACTTCGTGACGAGCGGCTTGACCTCGATGGCGTACGACGACAGCGCACCCGAGACCGTCTCCAGGTCGGTGGCGAAGTGGTCGGCCTTCTCCTTCACCGGCTTCGTCGTGGCGAACAACTGCTCCGCCTCCGGAGCCTGGTAATACGCCGACAACCCCTGAAACCTGGAGTGGATGTCACCACCGGCATCCCGGACATGACCGGCATCCTTCTTCAGGTCCGCGTAGTCGGTCTCCAACTGCTCCAGGTTCCCGGTGAACTCGGGGATCTTCTCCGGCTGGATCACCGCTTACCGACTCCCGGCAGATCCACCGGCGGCGCCTTCAGCGTGTTGCGCTGCGCCTCCGCCGCCATCTCCTCATCACCGTTCAGATACGCCGTCGTCGCATCCACCGCACCCTGCAACGACTTGCCCGCCCGCGCCGCGACGAACTTCAAGTCCTTCGTCGCATGCTCCGCGTACTGCGACAACGCAAGAGCGACCAGGCCACCTTGGGCCTTCTCTCCGCCCTCACCGCCACCCTCGGCCGAGATCGTGCCCGCATGGGTCGCCGCCGACGTCAGATGCTCACCGAACGCCGTCGCATACTTCTCCAGCTTCGACGCCGCATCACCCGTCGTCTTCAGCACATGCGAAATACCCTGCGGCTTCAAATCCCAGCCGGGCACCGAAAACCCCCGTCATACACAACTACCGACCACTACAAAAAAACAGACACCCAGCGGCAGATTCAGCCGATGTTGTCCACTGCCGCCTTCGCCCGCTGAATCGTCGACTGCGCCGTACCGTCGTTCTTCTCCAGCGTCGTCTTCAGCAGATGAATGATGTTCTTCACCTCTTGCGAGGCGTTGTTCCACCGCTGTTCCTTGCCGTGATACTCATCCGCCACACCATCCGCCGTGAAGTCGGCCATCGCCGCCTTCACCTGCTTGTCACGCTCGGTGATCAGCGACTCCAGACGGCCGATCACCCCCTGAATGTTCGACTGCGCATCCGTCGACGCACCCGTGTCATACGACCGGCGATCCGAACCCGCACCCGCCATCACACACCACTCCCCGAGAAACCAAGCAGACAGAAAGAAACCAACAAGGCCGGAGCGTCGACG encodes the following:
- a CDS encoding pore-forming ESAT-6 family protein, whose protein sequence is MAGAGSDRRSYDTGASTDAQSNIQGVIGRLESLITERDKQVKAAMADFTADGVADEYHGKEQRWNNASQEVKNIIHLLKTTLEKNDGTAQSTIQRAKAAVDNIG
- a CDS encoding DUF6507 family protein, with translation MLKTTGDAASKLEKYATAFGEHLTSAATHAGTISAEGGGEGGEKAQGGLVALALSQYAEHATKDLKFVAARAGKSLQGAVDATTAYLNGDEEMAAEAQRNTLKAPPVDLPGVGKR